In the genome of Labilithrix sp., the window AGCTGATGTTCGATCTCGCGTACGCGGCGTCGCTCGAGGACTTCTGGTCGTACGTGCGGATGGAGCTTCACATCCTCGTGAAGACGCCGCTCATCATGGTGCTCTCGCGTGGGCACTAGCGTCCGCTTCCGGGTCGAGGCGCGCCTCGAGCAGCGGCTGCTCGCGATTGACCTGATCGCGGCCCTCGTGAAGCATGTGAAGACGGCGGACGATGACTTCCGGGATGCGATCACGACGGCGTTCGGGGAAGCGTTTAACAACGTCGTCATTCACGGCTACAAGGACCGAACGGATGGGATGCTCGACGTGGAAGCCGACCTCGGCGCTTCGCACATGACGTTGCGCCTGCTCGATACCGGTCGCTCCGCGGACCTCACGCGGGTGCCGACGTTGGATCTCGACGAGATGGTCGAGGGGGGAATGGGCGTCTTCATGATTCATAGGCTCGTGGACGAAGTCAGGTACAGTCCTGGCTCACCCAACGTGCTCTCCCTCACCAAGCGGACGGGTCGATGAACTGCACGCGTACGGATCGAGAAGGCGAATCGCGCATCCAGCTCGAGGGATCCCTCGACGCTCTCACGGCGCCGGAGATCCGCCCCATCTTCGACAAGCTGGTGGCGGAGAAGCGCCCCCGCGTCGTCCTCGACCTCCAGAACGTCACGATGATCGACAGCTCCGGCGTCGGCGCGATGGTCTCGCTCTTCAAGCGCATCAAGGCGGAGGGCGGCGTGGTCACCGTCGCCAACGCGCACAGCCAGCCGCTGAGCGTCCTGAAGCTCCTGAAGCTCGACAAAGTCTTCGGCTTGTAACTTCACCGAGACATTTTTTAGGCGTGCACGACACGCCAGTCCACTGCAACGCCTTCGGTATGCGGCGTCGCGAGGATCAGCCTTTCCGCTACGCCTCGCGCCTGCATCCCCGCCACGGTCCCATCCCCGAGCCCACAACCCAGCCCCCAGCGCAGCTGAGCGCCGCGCCGCGCCGACGCCCGTTCACTACGCGCCGCCGTCGCGAGCCCACCAAGCGATCCGCACCGTCGCGGATCAACCTCACGGCCGCCCGGCTCGCGAGCGCGTCGTTCCTCACGGCCGCCCGCGAGCCGACCTGGTTCGGTTGGGCGCGCGGCTGGTCGATGGCAAGTCGCCGCGGAGCGCGCTCGACGACGACGCGAAGGTAGCGACGGCTGGTGTCTGGTCACGAGCTCGTGCTGGGTGGCGGTTGTTGCTCCTTCTGCTTTGCGGAAGGCTCGTTCTGGGCTCACGATGAGCGGCTGCTTTCCTCTTCCTCTGCTGTGCGTTGGTCGGTTTTCTTTGCGGCGATCTGTCTGACGCTCTCGGGGGATGGGCGGAGGGGGATGGCGCGCGGGGCGACGCGGCTCGATGGGATGGCGGTGCGGGAGGAGCGGCCGCGGATTTGGGTCGAGCCGGGGCGGCTCGGGTGGCTCCGGGAGAAGGTGAAGGACAAGCACGCGATCGAGATCGCGGCGATGGCGGGGGAGAGCGGGCCGGGGCTCGCGCTCGCCGGGCTCATCACCGGCGATCCGGTGCTGTGCCGGCGGGCGGCGGC includes:
- a CDS encoding ATP-binding protein, translated to MGTSVRFRVEARLEQRLLAIDLIAALVKHVKTADDDFRDAITTAFGEAFNNVVIHGYKDRTDGMLDVEADLGASHMTLRLLDTGRSADLTRVPTLDLDEMVEGGMGVFMIHRLVDEVRYSPGSPNVLSLTKRTGR
- a CDS encoding STAS domain-containing protein, translating into MNCTRTDREGESRIQLEGSLDALTAPEIRPIFDKLVAEKRPRVVLDLQNVTMIDSSGVGAMVSLFKRIKAEGGVVTVANAHSQPLSVLKLLKLDKVFGL